The genomic DNA TCAGGGAGGCCCGTAAGAGGGTGGAGGAGCTCCACCTCGGGGATCGGGTGAAGATCATCCACGGCAACCTCTTGGAGATAGACCTCAGCCAGGCCGATGTGGTGACCATGTATCTGACCACCTCTGCGAATGAGAAGGTTAGGCCAAAGCTGGAGCAGGAGCTTAAACCTGGGGCCAGGGTCGTCACCCATGACTTCCTGATCCCGAAATGGGAGGTCACAAATAGCATGAAGGTTCAAGGGGAGTATAGAACCCATTTAATATACCTCTATATCTGGCATCCGAGGGAGGGGGTTAGACCCCCCGCCAAGAGGTGAATATTCCGGCTACTCCACCGATATCCCATTTAGCCTTAAGGGAGTTTCATGATCACTTCTTATATAGGTAGCATATTTTTGATTGATATTCAGTACACATTTTTCTATGTATATTTCGCCCTATCCTTATATGGAAAAATCTTATTAGGAACTTGAAATATTTTCATTTGATGTAAGTTGAGTGAATCGGTAAAAAGGGCTCTGGAAAAGATCGGCATTCCAGGTAGAGATTTGTATGATCTTCCAACATCGAAGAAAACATTCCCAGATGGATGTAACTATAGGATAGAGATCTCAGGGGTTGAGAGGCCAGAGGTATTGGAGGCCTTAATCGACGAGAGGGATAAGAGGGATGTGCCCGTCCATAGGCTCATCAGCATGTGTATGGGGGCCACCCTTCTCGACGATAGGGAGATTGTAAGGTTCGCCGAACTCGCAAGGGACGCGAGGATGGAGGTGATAGTAGTGCCAGGGCCCAGGCCCTCCTGGGATATAGGGAGGCAGGTCTTGACGGAGGAGGGGAAGAGGAGCGGATTCAGGCACAGGGGCTGTGACCAGCTCAACTACTTCATCTCCGATATGATGAGGTGCTATGAGCTCGGGATCAGGGGCGTCATGGTCACCGACGAGGGGCTTCTATGGGCCATCACCGAGCTCAAGAAGATAGGGGAGCTCCCAAGAGACATCAAGGTGAAGCTCTCCGTCTGGGCTGGCTGTGCGAACCCCGCAGGGGCAAAGCTGATAGAAAGCCTGGGGGCCGATACCTTCAACCCCGTTGGCGACCTGACTCTCCCCATGTTAGCATCGATAAGAAGTGTGGTGAACATACCTATGGATGTCTACATCTACTTCTTCGAGTCATTCGGGGGCAGCAATAGGTTCTGGGAGACCCCCGAGATAGCTAGGATAGCCTCGCCATGCTACTTCAAACTCGAGCCTGAGACCTCTTCGGGAGAGGCATACAAGCCCTGGACCGACCCTAAGAAGCTGGCCTTTCTGGCGAGGGAGAAGGTGAAGTACGCCGAGATAATCATGAACCTGATCGATAAACATTACCCGGAGGCTAAAATCTCGGAGCAAGGCGCAAGCGACCTAGCCATACCAAAGCCTTAAAACGGCGTATCTCATTACCCCATTTTTATTCCCCATTAATTCAGTATAAATGGTCTCTTTGAGCTTTTAAGATTCAGAATCATTTTTGAATAGAAATAACAATTTTTATAGGCGAAGAAATTCATATAATATTTAATTGATAATATTTAGGTTCATTGGAGTTTTTTTGAGTTTAAGGATCAGATTTTGAGAGTTCTTCTATGACCTCTGGAAGCTGGCATATGCTTCTAATCGTGGGCCCGCACCAATCGTGGGTTCTTCCCTCCTTATCTACTAGAACCGCCTTTATCCCAGTTCTCTGGGCTCCTTGGAGATCTGTCTCAGGCTCGTCTCCGACGTGGACCGCCTCTTTGGCCTCCACCCCAAGCCTCCCCAATACGTACTGGAATATCATGGGGTTGGGCTTCCTAATCCCAAGGTCCCTTGAGCAGACCACGAGGCCGAAGTACCTGATCAGCCCAGTCTGGTTTAGGAAGACCCTGGGGTTATCGCTCATGGTGTTGGAGATCACCGCAAGCCTATATCTCCTGAATAAGGACTCTAGAGTCCTCTCCACGCATGGGTAGAGCTCAGTCCTGAAGTGCCTCCTGAAGAGCCCGTGGATCCCTTCCAGCATCTCTGGGGTATCGGGGATCCCAAGCCTGGAGAGGGCGTGGGCATAGACCTCCTCCAAGGTCAGCTCCTCCTCCCTGCTCCTAACCCTCTCAAGAAGCCTCAGGGCCGCCGATATGGCTCCCTTAAGCTCGTTTAGGTCGACATTAAAGCCTAGGCCCCTTAGATACCTGTGGATGGATGAGTGATACTCATCCCAATCTATTGAGCCTTCAGCGAGGGTCCCCCCGAAGTCTAGGATTATAAGCCTGATCATCATAAAGGCCTCCTCTATACAGAAGGGTTTCAGGGTGACCCTTAATACCTGTTTCCCCTAAATACTCATAATTTTGTGAAAATTTTCGTGCATCGCTTGGTTTTGGGTATTCACGCCCCAACAATCTATGAAAATGGCCATCTGTCGTGGTAATCAGGCCGTCTCTATATAGACCTTCGGGGGGTTTGATTTAAGCCATGAGCCGCCCCCTCATATTGATCCAGTTGGCTTCCGGGGGCTCCTACTGCCTATGCCTAAGGGTCGACAGGGATCTTTGCCTCAGGATTGGGTCTCTCGGTGTTTTACTCCTCCCCCCTGGGAGGTATATCTATGTGGGCTCGGCCTTGAGGGGTCTCGAGGGGAGGCTGAGGAGGCATATGGACCTACATCTGGGCCGCAGGTCGAAGGCCTTCTGGCATATAGATCACCTCTTAATCGAGCCGGGTGTTGAGATAGAGGCGATCTTCATCAAGCAATCTGATAGGAGGATTGAATGCGAGGTGGCAAGCTCGATCTCGAAGATTGGCCGCGCCATAAAGGGGTTTGGATCTAGCGACTGCAGATGCCCGAGCCACCTCTTCCAGGTGGAAGATTTCAGATCCCTGTCTGGGTTGGGGTTGAAGCCTTGGTTCGATGGGAAATAAACATCTGGATGATGGGTGAAAGCATTATTTTATCTTAAGTGGAGTAGAGTTCGATCGGGAGAGCAAGCCCTTGGTGGACGACTTCGCTAGGGATTTGGACGATGCCGTGAGGAGGATGATTGTTGACCTTCAGCCCGAGGAGGGGGAGAAGCTCCTACGCTTAAGGGACCGGCTGCTCAGGCTTCACAGCCTGAACATGGTTAAGATAAACCACTCCATAATGGAGCTTGTGTGCGCCAAGCACCTCATCCGGAGGGGGTTCGATGTTGAGATCGAGCATCTCCTTAACGGCGTCTCATGCGACATATATGCCGCTAAGGGGTATGGAACCCATATTGTTGAGGTTGAGACAGGGTTTGTCCCCCCTGAGAACGCCCTAGACCCTACTACCTACCTGAAGGCCAGGATAGCTAGCAAGATAACACGTTACAGCAT from Candidatus Bathyarchaeota archaeon includes the following:
- a CDS encoding class I SAM-dependent methyltransferase — encoded protein: MLRIADVRPGESVYDLGCGDGRIAITAALEFGARGVGVDINQNLVREARKRVEELHLGDRVKIIHGNLLEIDLSQADVVTMYLTTSANEKVRPKLEQELKPGARVVTHDFLIPKWEVTNSMKVQGEYRTHLIYLYIWHPREGVRPPAKR
- a CDS encoding HAD family hydrolase, yielding MMIRLIILDFGGTLAEGSIDWDEYHSSIHRYLRGLGFNVDLNELKGAISAALRLLERVRSREEELTLEEVYAHALSRLGIPDTPEMLEGIHGLFRRHFRTELYPCVERTLESLFRRYRLAVISNTMSDNPRVFLNQTGLIRYFGLVVCSRDLGIRKPNPMIFQYVLGRLGVEAKEAVHVGDEPETDLQGAQRTGIKAVLVDKEGRTHDWCGPTIRSICQLPEVIEELSKSDP
- a CDS encoding GIY-YIG nuclease family protein, whose protein sequence is MSRPLILIQLASGGSYCLCLRVDRDLCLRIGSLGVLLLPPGRYIYVGSALRGLEGRLRRHMDLHLGRRSKAFWHIDHLLIEPGVEIEAIFIKQSDRRIECEVASSISKIGRAIKGFGSSDCRCPSHLFQVEDFRSLSGLGLKPWFDGK